The Halichoerus grypus chromosome 9, mHalGry1.hap1.1, whole genome shotgun sequence genome has a window encoding:
- the PSMB9 gene encoding proteasome subunit beta type-9 isoform X1: protein MLRVGEVHTGTTIMAVEFDGGVVVGSDSRVSAGEAVVNRVFDKLSPLHQHIYCALSGSAADAQAMADMAAYQLELHGLELEEPPLVLAAANVVRNISYKYREDLSAHLIVAGWDRRAGGQVYGTLGGMLTRQPFAIGGSGSAYIYGYVDAAYKPGMSPEECRSFTTDAITLAMNRDGSSGGVIYLVTITAAGVDHQVILGNELPKFYDE from the exons ATGCTGCGGGTCGGAGAAGTCCACACGGGG ACAACCATCATGGCAGTGGAGTTTGACGGAGGTGTTGTGGTGGGTTCTGATTCCCGGGTGTCTGCAGG AGAGGCGGTGGTAAACCGGGTGTTTGACAAGCTGTCCCCACTACACCAGCACATCTACTGTGCTCTCTCTGGTTCAGCTGCTGATGCCCAAGCCATGGCTGACATGGCCGCCTACCAGCTGGAGCTCCACGG GTTGGAACTGGAAGAACCTCCACTTGTTCTGGCTGCTGCCAACGTGGTGAGGAATATCAGTTATAAGTATCGGGAGGACCTGTCCGCGCATCTCATAGTAGCCGGCTGGGACCGACGTGCCGGGGGCCAG GTGTATGGAACCCTGGGAGGAATGCTGACTCGGCAGCCCTTCGCCATCGGTGGCTCTGGCAGCGCCTATATCTACGGCTATGTGGATGCAGCATATAAGCCGGGCATGTCCCCTGAGGAGTGCAGGAGCTTCACCACAGATG CTATCACTCTGGCCATGAACCGGGATGGCTCTAGCGGGGGCGTCATCTACCTGGTCACTATTACAGCTGCTGGTGTGGACCATCAAGTGATCTTGGGTAATGAGCTGCCGAAGTTCTATGACGAGTGA
- the PSMB9 gene encoding proteasome subunit beta type-9 isoform X2, with translation MAVEFDGGVVVGSDSRVSAGEAVVNRVFDKLSPLHQHIYCALSGSAADAQAMADMAAYQLELHGLELEEPPLVLAAANVVRNISYKYREDLSAHLIVAGWDRRAGGQVYGTLGGMLTRQPFAIGGSGSAYIYGYVDAAYKPGMSPEECRSFTTDAITLAMNRDGSSGGVIYLVTITAAGVDHQVILGNELPKFYDE, from the exons ATGGCAGTGGAGTTTGACGGAGGTGTTGTGGTGGGTTCTGATTCCCGGGTGTCTGCAGG AGAGGCGGTGGTAAACCGGGTGTTTGACAAGCTGTCCCCACTACACCAGCACATCTACTGTGCTCTCTCTGGTTCAGCTGCTGATGCCCAAGCCATGGCTGACATGGCCGCCTACCAGCTGGAGCTCCACGG GTTGGAACTGGAAGAACCTCCACTTGTTCTGGCTGCTGCCAACGTGGTGAGGAATATCAGTTATAAGTATCGGGAGGACCTGTCCGCGCATCTCATAGTAGCCGGCTGGGACCGACGTGCCGGGGGCCAG GTGTATGGAACCCTGGGAGGAATGCTGACTCGGCAGCCCTTCGCCATCGGTGGCTCTGGCAGCGCCTATATCTACGGCTATGTGGATGCAGCATATAAGCCGGGCATGTCCCCTGAGGAGTGCAGGAGCTTCACCACAGATG CTATCACTCTGGCCATGAACCGGGATGGCTCTAGCGGGGGCGTCATCTACCTGGTCACTATTACAGCTGCTGGTGTGGACCATCAAGTGATCTTGGGTAATGAGCTGCCGAAGTTCTATGACGAGTGA
- the TAP1 gene encoding antigen peptide transporter 1, producing MASSGSPSPCGCLCSSRASLAWLGVLLLLLADWVLLREALPKICSVLVPTALPLLRVWVVGLSRWAVLWLGARGVLRTTVGSGRESAGVRGWLAALQPLAAALGLALPGLALFRELRPWRVPRDSDSSRLLHWGSRPDAFALSYLAAVPAAAMWHKLSGLWGPESHGGSGDVVRRLLGCLGSEIRRLRLLLVLLVLSSLGEMAIPFFTGHLTDWILQDGTASAFTRNITLMSILTTASAVLEFVADGIYNSTMGRVHSHLQGEVFRAVLRQETEFFQQNQTGAITSRVTEDTSTLSESLSEKLSLLLWYLVRGLCLLGLMLWGSLPLTMVTLVTLPLLFLLPKKLGKWYQVLAARVQTALAESSQVAIEVLSAMPTVRSFANEEAEAQKFSQKLQDMNTLHQKEALAYAVNLWTISISGMLLKVGILYIGGHLVTSGAVSSGNLITFILYQIQFTSAVEVLLSTYPSVQKAVGSSEKIFEYLDRIPRCPASGVLTSLNLEGLVQFQDVSFAYPNRPDVPVLQGLTFTLHPGEVTALVGPNGSGKSTVAALLQNLYQPTGGRLLLDGKPLPQYEHRYLHTQVAAVRQEPQLFGRSFQENIAYGLVQKPTMEEIIAAAMVSGAHSFISELPEGYNTEVGEAGSRLSGGQRQAVALARALIRKPRVLILDDATSALDADSQLRVDQLLYKSPERCSRSVLLITHCLSSLEQADQILFLEGGSICEAGTHQQLMERRGRFWTMMQAPGGSGAPE from the exons ATGGCCAGCTCAGGGTCCCCCAGCCCCTGCGGCTGCCTCTGCTCGTCTCGAGCTTCCCTGGCGTGGCTGGGGGTACTGCTGCTGCTTCTCGCCGACTGGGTGCTGCTCCGGGAGGCGCTCCCCAAAATATGCTCCGTGCTGGTCCCCACCGCGCTGCCCCTGCTCCGGGTCTGGGTGGTGGGCCTGAGCCGCTGGGCTGTGCTGTGGCTGGGGGCCCGTGGTGTTCTCCGGACAACGGTGGGCTCCGGGAGGGAAAGCGCAGGAGTCCGGGGATGGCTGGCCGCTCTGCAGCCATTGGCGGCGGCGCTGGGCTTGGCCCTGCCGGGACTGGCCTTGTTCCGAGAGCTGCGCCCCTGGAGAGTTCCCAGGGATTCTGACAGCTCCAGGCTCCTGCACTGGGGAAGTCGCCCGGATGCTTTCGCCCTCAGTTACTTGGCAGCAGTGCCCGCAGCCGCCATGTGGCATAAGCTCAGCGGACTTTGGGGGCCGGAAAGTCACGGGGGTTCAGGAGACGTGGTGCGCCGGCTTCTAGGCTGTCTGGGTTCAGAGATACGACGCCTCCGGCTCCTGCTGGTCCTGTTGGTTCTCTCCAGTCTTG gGGAAATGGCCATTCCATTCTTTACCGGTCACCTCACTGACTGGATTCTACAAGACGGGACAGCCTCTGCCTTCACACGGAACATAACGCtcatgtccattctcaccacagCCAG TGCCGTGCTGGAGTTTGTGGCTGATGGGATCTATAACAGCACCATGGGCCGTGTGCACAGCCACTTGCAGGGAGAGGTATTTCGGGCTGTCCTGCGCCAGGAAACAGAGTTTTTCCAACAGAACCAAACGG GAGCCATCACTTCTCGGGTGACAGAGGACACATCCACCCTGAGTGAGTCTCTGAGTGAGAAGCTGAGCCTACTGTTGTGGTACCTGGTGCGGGGGCTGTGTCTCTTGGGGCTCATGCTCTGGGGGTCACTGCCACTCACCATGGTCACCCTGGTCACCCtgcctctgcttttccttctgcctaagaAGCTGGGAAAATGGTACCAG GTGCTGGCAGCCCGGGTGCAGACGGCTCTGGCAGAGTCCAGCCAGGTGGCCATTGAGGTGCTGTCAGCTATGCCCACAGTCCGGAGCTTTGCCAACGAGGAGGCTGAAGCCCAGAAGTTTAGCCAAAAGCTGCAGGATATGAATACCCTCCATCAGAAGGAGGCTCTGGCCTATGCAGTCAACCTCTGGACCATCAGT ATCTCAGGGATGCTGCTGAAGGTGGGAATCTTATACATCGGTGGGCATCTGGTGACAAGTGGGGCTGTAAGCAGCGGGAACCTTATCACATTTATTCTCTACCAGATCCAGTTCACCTCAGCTGTTGAG GTACTGCTCTCCACCTACCCCAGTGTACAGAAGGCTGTGGGCtcctcagagaaaatatttgaatacctGGACCGGATTCCTCGCTGTCCTGCCAGTGGTGTGTTGACTTCCTTAAACTTGGAGGGCCTTGTCCAGTTTCAAGATGTCTCCTTCGCCTACCCAAACCGTCCAGATGTCCCAGTGCTGCAG GGGCTGACATTCACCCTACATCCCGGTGAGGTGACAGCTCTGGTGGGGCCCAATGGGTCCGGGAAGAGCACAGTGGCCGCCTTGCTGCAGAATCTGTACCAGCCCACGGGGGGAAGGCTGCTGCTGGATGGGAAGCCCCTTCCCCAATACGAGCACCGCTACCTGCACACACAG GTGGCTGCAGTGAGACAAGAGCCGCAGCTATTTGGAAGgagttttcaagaaaatattgcCTATGGCCTGGTCCAGAAGCCAACTATGGAGGAAATCATAGCTGCCGCAATGGTGTCTGGAGCCCATAGTTTCATCTCTGAACTCCCTGAGGGCTATAACACAG AGGTAGGAGAGGCTGGGAGCCGGCTATCAGGGGGTCAGCGACAGGCAGTGGCCTTGGCTCGAGCATTGATCCGGAAACCACGTGTACTCATCCTGGATGACGCTACCAGTGCCCTTGATGCAGACAGCCAGTTACGG GTGGATCAGCTCCTATACAAAAGCCCTGAACGGTGCTCTCGGTCTGTGCTTCTCATCACCCATTGTCTCAGCTCATTGGAGCAGGCTGACCAAATCCTCTTTCTGGAAGGAGGCTCCATCTGTGAAGCAGGAACCCACCAGCAGCTCATGGAGAGGAGGGGGCGCTTCTGGACCATGATGCAGGCTCCTGGCGGGTCAGGAGCTCCAGAATGA